A stretch of DNA from Streptomyces venezuelae:
GGTGCGCGGCTTCCGCCGGGTCCTCGGCACCGTCACCGGGATCGCCGGCGGCCTGCTGATCGCCGTGCCGCTGCACGGCGCCCCCGCCCCCACCGCCGCCCTCGTCGCCGTCTGCGTCTTCGGCATCTTCTACACCGCCGCCCCCTCCTACTCGTGGATGATGTTCTTCGTCACCGTGATGGCGGGCCTGCTGTACGGGCTGCTCGGCGTGCTCCACCCCGGCCTGCTGCTGCTCCGCTTCGAGGAGACCGCGCTCGGCGCGCTCGGCGCCGCCCTGGCCGTGGCCCTGATCCTGCCCGTGACCACCCACGCCGCCAACGACGCCTGGATCCAGCGCGCCCTGCACTGCGTACGGGCGGCCACCGCGGCCTCCCTCCGGCGGCTCGACGGGGACCCCGAGGCCGACCCGGCCCCGCACGCCGCCGAGCTGGAGCTGCTGCTCGGCCGGGTACGGATGGCCCTGGCCCCGCTGGTGCACCCGCTGAGCCCGCTGCGGGCCCGCAAGGCACGGGCCCGCCGGGTACTCGTCCTGCTCGACGACTGCGCCCGCGAGGTACGCGGCCTGGCAGCCGTCGCCGCCGACCCGCAGGCCTCCCACGACGCCCGGCTGGCCGCCGCCTGCTGGCGGGTCGAGGCGGCCGTGGAGGCCCTCACCGGCAACGGCACCCCCGCCACACCGCAGCAGCGGCCCAACGCCGACGCCCCCGCCGTACCGCAGCAGCGCCCCGCCGCCGACGCCCCCGCCCTGGCCCACCTGCACGGCCTGGAGCACGCCCTCGCCGCCCTCGCCGACCCGCTGCGCACCGACCCGAGGTCCCCCCTGGTCGGCGCGTAGCCGGCTGAGCCGTGGGCCGGGGCCCACGGCTCAGCCGAGGCCCGCCGGCAGCCGGCCGGTGTGCAGCACGCCCAGCCGCTGAGTCGCCCGGGTCAGGGCCACGTACAGATCGCTCGGCTGCTGATCGGCCGGCTCCACCACGATCACCGTGTCGAACTCCAGGCCCTTGGACTGGCGCGGATCCAGGAGGACCACGCTCCGCTTCAGGTCCGGCTCCGCGCCCGCCCGTACCCCCGGCAGCGCCCCGGCCAGTACGCCGTGCAGCCCGCGCGGCGCGATCACCGCGAGCCGCCCCTCGGCCGGCATCCCCTCCGCCACGGCCGCCGCCACCGCCCCGGCCAGGTCCGCGGCGGCCGGCACGGCCCGCA
This window harbors:
- a CDS encoding FUSC family protein; this encodes MFVAPDPGLFRLRNSSRAVLGVALAVALAELAGLSLTASITGGLAALLALFTVTDATVPAQRVTTALLPAVGFPVLALATTLHGTPLLRDATFLAVVFCGVYARRWGPRGHALGIFAFMQFFVTQFLHAAPAQLPELYTAVTLALVAAGTVRYLLWPIERRTPPAAAPPGLPGTGLARPTTRQAFQATAACAFALTVGQLVSADRWYWAVGTAWWIFVNTASRGETLVRGFRRVLGTVTGIAGGLLIAVPLHGAPAPTAALVAVCVFGIFYTAAPSYSWMMFFVTVMAGLLYGLLGVLHPGLLLLRFEETALGALGAALAVALILPVTTHAANDAWIQRALHCVRAATAASLRRLDGDPEADPAPHAAELELLLGRVRMALAPLVHPLSPLRARKARARRVLVLLDDCAREVRGLAAVAADPQASHDARLAAACWRVEAAVEALTGNGTPATPQQRPNADAPAVPQQRPAADAPALAHLHGLEHALAALADPLRTDPRSPLVGA